A window of the Gossypium arboreum isolate Shixiya-1 chromosome 2, ASM2569848v2, whole genome shotgun sequence genome harbors these coding sequences:
- the LOC108470028 gene encoding BTB/POZ domain-containing protein NPY4-like, translating into MKFMKLGSKPDSFQTDGDHIRYVATELATDIVVNVGDVKFYCHKFPLLSKSARLQKLVATSNDENGDELHIQDIPGGPGAFEICAKFCYCMTVTLNAYNVVAARCAAEYLEMYETVEKGNLIYKIDVFLNSSIFRSWKDSITVLQSTKSLLPWSEELKVVSRSLDSIASKASIDTSMVEWSYTYNRKKLPSENGNSPQWNGVRKQQTVPKDWWVEDLCELRIDLFKRVITTIKTKGRVSGDVIGEALNAYTMRRLPGFSKGMIPNNDIIKYRSLVETIVWLLPAEKGTVSCSFLLRLLRAAILLDCGETERNELMRRISQQLPEATVTDLLIRAPAGEATIYDVDIVHNLVASFMTHISQTDPDKKEFLESTRSPKFGPDASKVLVAKLIDGYLAEIARDPNLPVSKFVNLAEIVSSVSRPSHDGLYRGIDMYLKEHPGISKSERKRICRLMDCKKLSAEACMHAVQNERLPLRVVVQVLFFEQARATTSSGSSTPDLPGSVRALLPGGSHGSSRSTTTNTEEDWDSVPTAEDIKALKGELTTLRLSGETNRNGMAKTDIERVSASRMKGLAMSKIFSKLKSSKERNGEISSSDTSESPEETKSTPSVSRKHSLS; encoded by the exons GTATGTTGCAACCGAGTTGGCAACTGACATAGTCGTTAATGTTGGGGATGTGAAATTCTACTGTCATAAG TTTCCATTGTTATCGAAAAGTGCACGTTTGCAAAAGCTGGTCGCGACGTCGAATGATGAGAACGGTGATGAACTACACATTCAAGACATACCGGGCGGACCTGGAGCTTTCGAAATATGTGCTAAGTTCTGTTACTGCATGACAGTCACACTCAACGCGTACAATGTTGTTGCTGCTCGATGTGCTGCGGAGTACCTTGAGATGTACGAAACTGTTGAGAAAGGAAACCTTATCTATAAAATCGACGTTTTCCTCAATTCGAGTATATTCCGGAGCTGGAAAGATTCCATCACTGTTCTTCAATCAACAAAATCTCTACTCCCGTGGTCCGAGGAATTAAAGGTGGTTAGCCGCAGCCTCGATTCTATAGCTTCCAAGGCTTCAATTGATACTTCCATGGTGGAATGGTCATACACTTATAATAGGAAAAAGCTCCCGTCGGAAAATGGAAACAGTCCGCAATGGAATGGTGTAAGAAAACAACAAACAGTTCCAAAGGATTGGTGGGTGGAAGATCTTTGTGAGCTTCGTATCGATCTATTCAAGCGTGTGATAACGACAATTAAAACGAAAGGCAGAGTTTCGGGTGATGTAATCGGAGAAGCACTAAATGCATACACAATGAGAAGATTGCCGGGTTTTAGCAAGGGTATGATCCCAaataatgatattataaagtatCGGTCATTAGTGGAGACCATCGTGTGGCTGCTGCCAGCAGAGAAAGGAACCGTTTCTTGTAGCTTCTTGCTTAGGTTGTTAAGAGCAGCCATTTTATTGGATTGCGGAGAAACAGAAAGAAACGAGTTGATGAGGAGAATCAGTCAGCAGCTTCCCGAGGCAACCGTGACCGATCTTTTGATTCGCGCTCCAGCCGGAGAAGCAACAATATACGATGTCGATATAGTTCATAACTTAGTCGCCTCGTTTATGACCCACATTTCTCAAACCGACCCTGATAAGAAAGAATTCCTGGAGAGTACTAGAAGTCCCAAGTTCGGACCGGATGCTTCTAAAGTGTTGGTAGCGAAGCTAATTGACGGCTACCTAGCTGAAATTGCTCGAGATCCGAATTTACCAGTTTCAAAATTCGTTAACCTTGCTGAAATTGTATCAAGTGTCTCGAGACCTTCTCATGACGGACTTTACCGTGGCATAGACATGTATCTGAAG GAACACCCGGGAATCAGCAAAAGTGAGAGAAAGAGAATATGCAGGTTAATGGACTGCAAGAAGCTATCGGCCGAGGCCTGCATGCATGCTGTGCAAAACGAGAGGCTTCCGTTACGTGTCGTCGTGCAGGTTCTTTTCTTTGAGCAAGCCAGAGCCACAACGTCCTCCGGCAGTAGCACCCCCGATCTTCCGGGGTCCGTTAGAGCCCTTCTCCCCGGAGGGTCTCATGGTAGCTCAAGGTCCACGACAACCAACACTGAAGAGGATTGGGATTCAGTGCCAACAGCCGAGGACATCAAGGCTTTGAAAGGGGAGCTTACAACTCTAAGATTAAGCGGCGAAACAAACAGAAATGGCATGGCCAAAACCGACATCGAAAGGGTGTCGGCGAGTAGAATGAAAGGTTTGGCCATGTCAAAAATATTCTCGAAACTCAAGTCGAGTAAGGAAAGAAACGGTGAAATCAGCAGCAGCGATACGTCGGAGAGCCCCGAAGAAACGAAGTCCACTCCTTCCGTAAGTAGGAAACATTCACTTTCTTAG